Below is a genomic region from Angustibacter sp. Root456.
ATGTTCGCCCAGTGGAACCCGTCGGTGTCCTGCTGAGCTGACGCACCGACGTGCCTGCTCGCGCGGCATGGTGGTCAGCCGACCGGTCGACCGACCACCATGCTGCCGAGCAGGTCGGGGGAGAACGTTCCCGCGGTCTGCGGGTCGAGCTGGGCGCCGAGGCCGTCGAGGACGGCGGTGAAGAAGCAGCGCGCCGCGGCGGCGAACACGACGTCGGCCACGTCCTTCTCGCTCAGGCCACGGGCCAGTGCTTGGTCGACCTGCGACTGCGTGACGGACGACGCGTCGTCGGCCACGGCCGCCGCCAGCTCGTAGGCGGCGCGGTCGCGAGGCTCGAGGCTGCTGCCGTCCGGGTTCTCGCAGATCGCCCGCATGGTGGCCTCGTCGCCGCAGACGTCACGCAGGAACTTCGAGTGCGCCGCGGTGCAGTACGTCGAGCGGCGGGCGCGCGCGGCCGCGATGGTCGCGATCTCGAACAGCCGCCGGTCCATGCCGTCGCGCACTGCAGCGCTGAGGGCGCCCCACGCGCGGGCGACGTCGGGTCGGGTCGAGAACGCCCGAGCGTAGTCGGGCAGGAACCCCCACGCCGCGCGCTGGCCCTCGTAGTAGGCGGCGACCTCGCCGTCCGCCGTGTCCTCGCTGATGCCGGAGATGAACATGGCGTCATTGTGCGCTGGACGCCCGCCCGGCAGAAGGGCTCCCGCCAACCGGAGGGCGCGGTGCCCCCGAGAGGATTCGAACCTCCGACACAGGGTTTAGGAAACCCTTGCTCTATCCCCTGAGCTACGGGGGCGGGGGCGACAAGAGAACGCTCAAGAGAACTGGGCCCGACAAGATCATCGGGGTTCGCATGAGTGCGCCTGTCGCTTGAGGAAGGCTACCGGACGCCGGTGGGACCGGCTGCTGTCGGTCGCTCGCAGTGGCGTCGTGGGACGGTACTTCGTTGGGTCCCCGATACTCGCAAGCCGCGGAACCCCTTGTCCGTCCTGCCTTCCACGAGTTGTTCGGGGCCTGGCGGTCGTCGAGGAGGAGCGAGCGGTCCCGACTGCGCAGCGCTCACTGGCCGGCGGCGACGCCTGCCAGCCAGGACTCGTAACCCAGCGCGACGTCGAGGTCCGAGCGGTGGCGGCTGGCCGTGGCCCGCTTGAGCGCGGAGGTCGCGGCGGCGGGAAGCGCCGCCACGTGCTCGGCGAGCGCCCGCCCCGCCTGCGGGTCGTCGTCCACGTCGCCGACGAGGCCGACGGCGAGCGCCTGCGCTGCGTCCAGCGAGCGTCCGGTCCAGGCCAGGTGGGCGTACCGTCCGGTGCCCACCAGGCGTTCGAGCAGCCAGCCGGTGCCGCCGAGCAGAGCGGTCGCCGGGTGCCCGACCGCCCACGTGCTGCGCGAGCTGCAGACCCGCAGGTCCGCGGCCGCGGCGAGGGCCAGGCCGAGCCCGCTCACGGCACCGTCGACGTGCACGACGACCGGCAGGTCGAGCGCGAAGAGCTGACGGACGACGGCCTGGTACCGCCCGGCGACCGTGTCCACGGCCCAGTCGACATCCGGCAGCTCTCCGGGGGGCGCCTGGTGCCACGCGTCTCCCTCGACGCGCACCAGGACGACGCCTGCGGCCTTGCGGGCCCGGCGCAGCTCGCCAGCCAGCGCTGAGACGGCCTCGCCGTCGAGCCGGTGGGGGCTGCCGGCGTCCGGGACGACGACCTCGGTGACCGGCTGGGGGTGTTCGCTCACGATGCTCCTCACGGTCGTGGTCACCGCCCGGTGAACGTCGGGGGGCGCTTGCCGAGGAAGGCGTCGATGCCCTCGAGGTGGTCTTCGGTCGACAGCAGGGTCGCGAGCACCGAGCGTTCGTGGTCCAGGCCGCCGGTGAGTGGCAGCTCCTCCGACGAGCGCAGCGCACCCTTGCCGAGGCGCGTGGCCACGGGGCTGAACGACGCGAGCTGCTGGGCGAGGGCGGTACCGGCCTCGACGACCCGCTCGGCGGGCACGACCTGGCTGACCATGCCCATCCCGTGGGCCGTCCAGGCGTCGACGGTGCGCCCGGCGAGGACGAGCTCGGCGGCGCGGAAGCGACCGCACACCCTCGCCCAGCGCTGGGTGCCACCGGCCCCGGGGATGATGCCGAGCCGGATCTCGGGCTGGCCGAGCACGGCGGTGTCGGAGGCCACGATGAGGTCGCACGTCATGGCGAGCTCGCAGCCACCACCGAGGACGTAACCGGACACCGCCGCTACCGACGGCTTGCTGAAGCGCGCGAAGCGCAGCCACGCGGCCATCCGCTCAGACTGCAGGTACTCGGCCGGCGTGGTGGCGCGCAGCTCGCGCACGTCGGCGCCGCTCGCGAAGATCGCCGGCCCTCCGGTGAGGACCACGGCGCGGACGTCGTCGTCCTGCTCCGCGCGGTCCAGGGACTGCACCAGACCGCGCAGGACGTCGGTGCTCAGGGCGTTGCGGGCCTCGGGGCGGTCGATCGTCACGACCGCCACATGGTCGTGCGCGTCGTACCGCACACCGCCGTCCTGGACGGTGACCTCGTCGTTCACGTGCCCTCCTCGCCGGACTCCGGTTGTGGGGTCGACGCGGACCATACCGGAGAGTATGTCCAGGGGCAACGGTTTGGGCATGGTCGAAAATGCTTGCGGCACAAGCCCACGAGAAGGTCAGCGCAAACCCTTGACTTCCGAGTGCGTCGTCCACCAGGCTCCCAACCTACGCAGTAGTACGGGCCGCCCCGCACATCCGCACGGCAGGCCCGGCACGGACAACGATGTCGCTACGAGAGCGGGAGGCTTCGGTGAAGCTCGCCAAGGTGTGGGTCCTGGGGATTGCGGTCGCGCTGGTCGGGGGTTGCGCCAATAACGGCGGTTCGACCTCAGCCACGAAGAACGACTCGTCCGGCCCGATCAAGATCGGGGTGATCGTTCCCCTCAGCGGTCCGGCCGGCCCGAACGGCAAGGACGTGCTGGAGGCCATCCAGGTGCAGGCCGACCTGGTCAACGCCAAGGGCGGCGTGCTGGGCCGCAAGCTCGAGGTCATCGCCAAGGACGACCAGAGCACGCCGGCGGCCGGCGTCAGCGCCGCCACTGCGCTCGCCGGTGAAGGCGTGTCGGTCGTCATGGGCGGCTGGAACAGCCCCGTGACCCTCGCGATCCAGCCGGTGCTGGTGCGAGCCGGAATCCTCAACATCACGACCATCCCGCAGAACGCGTCGATCATCGGCGGCGCCGACCCGGACGCCGTGCGGCTCAACGCCGGCAACGCGGTGGGTGGCTACGCGGCGGCCGAGTACATCGCCAAGACACTCAAGGCCAAGACGGTGGCGATGCTGCTCGAGAACGACGCCTACGGCAACGACGCCGGGCAGTACCTCAGCGATCAGCTGAAGCAGGCCGGCGTGAAGATCGGCTCGGTCCAGAAGTTCGCGTACACCGACACCGACTTCCGGGTGCCGTTGAGCAACATCCGCAGCAGCAAGCCAGACGTCGTGTTCTCCGCGAACGCGGCCGAGTCCTCCGGCATGCCGGCCCTCGCCAAGCAGTACGCCGAGGCCAACATCTCCGCACCTCACTTCGCCGGCCTCGGCACGGTGTCGCCGAAGGTGGTCGAGCTCGCCGGTGGGTCGAAGATCGACGGCCTGCTGTCCGCCGACATCTACTTCCCCGAGGCCGAACCCTTCTCCGGTTTCGCGGACAACAAGGCCTTCATCGAGGCCTACACCAAGAAGTCCGGCGGTGAGCTGCCGGACAAGTACCGGGCCCTGGGCGCCCAGTCGGTCGACATCTGGGCCAAGGCTGTCGCCAAGGCCGGCAGCACCGACCGGCAGAAGGTCGCCGACGCCATCCACGGCCAGACCTTCACGAACACGATCCTCGGCGACGTGACGTTCACGGACGCCGGGCAGATGCGCTCCAAGGTCTACGCCTTCACCGTCAAGGACGGGAAGATCGTCGTGAAGGACGAGATCCCCGTGCCGGACTCCGTCTGGGGCAAGTGAGCCAGACCAGCGGCTGACCCAGCAGATACCGAATCACCGAACGACGGAGCGGGTTGATGACGGAGGTGAGCTCGTGAGCGGCACCACGCCCTCCCTCAAGGTCGAGGGACTGACCGTGAGGTACGGCAGCCTGCGGGCGCTGTCGAACGTCTCGTGGCACGTGGATGCGGGGGAGATCCTCGGCATCATCGGGCCCAACGGCGCCGGTAAGAGCAGCAGCTTCGCCGCCGTCACCAACACCATCCGGCACAGCGGCGAGGCCTGGTTGGAGGGCGCCAGCACCACCGGCGTCTCCACCCAGCGCCTCGCCAACCGGGGACTGCGTCGCACGTTCCAGCAGAACTCCTTCTACAGCGGCCTCACCGTCCTGGAGAACGCGATGGCGGCGTTCCAGGTGCAGGGCGCGGCAGGTCTCGCGGCGAGCGTTCTCACGCCGTGGCGGGAGGCCCGGCAGCGGGCCGCCTGCCGCGGCCAGGCCGCAGACCTGCTGCGAGAGTTCGGAATCGACGCGCGGTACCACGACGTGTTCCCCGACGACATGCCGTACGGGCTGCAACGGACCCTGTCCATCGTGCTGGCGTACGGCGCCGGCGCCCGGGTGCTGCTCGTCGACGAGCCGGCCGCCGGTGTCGGAGGAGACGACATGCGGTCCTTGGCCGACCTGCTGCGGAACCTACGCGAGCGCGACGTCGCCGTCGTCCTGATCGAGCACCACATGGACCTCGTCATGGAGGTCGTCGACCGGCTCGTCGTCATCGACCGCGGGGTCCGGATCGCCTACGGCGCACCGGACGACGTCCAGCGCGACCCCGCCGTGCTCGAGGCCTACCTGGGGAGGTCGGCATGAGCGCGCTGCTCGAGGTCCGTGACCTGCGCGTGCGGTACGGGCACAGCGTGGCCCTCGACGGCGTCGAGCTCGAGATCGGCGAGGGCGAGCTCGTGGCCGTCGCGGGAGCCAACGGCGCCGGCAAGTCCACGCTCGTCAACGCCGTCGCCGGCTGGTCACGCGGGCGCGTGTCCGTGACCGGCCAGGTGCTGCTGGACGGTCGCGACATCAGCGCCAGTCCCGCGCACCGCCGCTCGGCCCAGGGTGTCGTGCTCGTCCCCGAGGGCAAGGGCGTCTTCGAGCAGATGACCGTCGACGAGAACCTCCGCCTGGTGCGCGCGCCGAAGGACGCGGTCGGCAAGCGCTACGAGGTCGAGGACGTCTACGGCCTGTTCCCCCAGCTGCGTGACCGAACCGCCGCACGGTGCTCGACGCTCAGCGGTGGCGAGCGGCAGATGGTCGCCATCGCGCGGGCGCTGCGCGCCGCGCCGCGGCTGCTCATCCTGGACGAGCCGTCCGTCGGACTGGCGCCTCGGCTCGTCGTCGAGGTGCTGCAGCACGTCCGCGAGCTCGTCCACGGCGGCCTGTCGGTGCTGCTCGTCGAGCAGAACGTGCGCGCGACGCTCGACGTCGCTGACCGCCTCTACCTGCTCGAACAGGGCCACGTGGCCGGCTCTGGTAGCGCCGACGCCATGCGGGACGACGACCGGATCGCCCGCGCCTACCTCGGAGGGCTGAGCCGATGAAGCTGCTCGCCCAACTCGTCAACGGCCTGGCGCTCGGCGCCGGCTACGCGCTGCTCGCCGTCGGCTGGACGGTGCTGCTGAGCGCGGCCCGGCTGGTGAACTTCGCGCACGGCCAGCTGTACATGGTCGGCGCCTTCGTCACCTGGTTCGTGATGGCGCACCTCGGCGTGCCGTACCTGCTGGCGGCCGTGATCGCCGTCCTCGTGGTGGCCGCGCTGGGGGCGCTCATGCAGCTGTCGATGACGCGACTGACGCTCGACCAGAACATCGTCAACCTGATGCTCGTGACGCTGGCGTTCGGCTACCTGCTGCAGGGCGGGGCGGCTCTGGTGTTCGGGGGCAACCCGCAGGTGATCGACAGCCCGCTGCAGGCGCACACCGTGGCGCTGTCGTCGGCGCGGTTCACCCTGCAGGACGTGCTGATCGTCGTCATGGCCTTCGTCATGTACGGCGGCACCGTCTACGTCCTGGGTCGCACCAACCTGGGCCGGGTGGTGCGCGGCGTCGCCGAGGACCCGAAGCTCGCCCAGCTCTACGGCATCAACGCGGCACGCGTGTACCTGGGGGTGTTCGTGTTCTCCGCCGCGAGCGTCGCCTTGGCCGGGGTCGTCGTGGCTCCGCGCAGCCCGATCCTCACCTCGATCGGCTTCGAGGAAGTCATCATCACGTTCCTCGTCGTCGTCCTCGGCGGCATCGGCAACCTCAAGGGCGGTCTGGTCGTGGGTCTCGGGCTCGGGGTGTTCGTGGCGCTGTTCGGCGCGTACGTCTCGCCGGCCTACGCCATGGCCGCCGCGTTCGCGGTGCTGCTCGTCGTCCTCGTCGTGCGACCTCAGGGGCTGGGTACCCGATGACCGTCACCTCGTCCGACCACACCGCATCCGGCCAGCCCGTGTCCGCCACCGGCACGCCGGGCGCCATCGGCGGTCGCCGCCGACTCGGCGGCCCCCTGCGCGCCCTGGGCTGGGTCGCCCTGCTCATCGTCGGCTACCTGCTGCCCACGCTGCTGGGCGGCGGTAACCAGATCTACACGACGTTCGTGCTGGTCGCGATCTTCGCGATCATGTCCTACGGCAACGACGTCGTGCTGTCGTACCTGGGGGAGGTGAGCCTGGGGCACACGCTGTTCTGGGCCGCGGGTGCCTACACGACCGCGATGGTCACCGTGCGGTCCGGCTGGGCGCCGCTCCCGGCGCTGCTGCTGGCGCTCGTGGTGGCCGTGGTCCTCGCTCTCGTCCTCGGGCTCGCGACGCTGCGCACGCGAGAGTTCGTGTTCTCGCTCGTGACGTACGCCGCCGCGATCATCGGCCTCACCGTGGTGTCGAGCAGCGACGCGCTCGGCGGGTCGGACGGCCTGGTCGGCGTGCCGCTGCTGACCCTTCCCGCGATGGGTGGACAGTACGTCGTTCGCACCAACGCCGACCTGTGGCCCATAGCGTTCCTGCTGCTGGTGCTGGTGATCGCGCTGATCGCGCGGTTCCGCCGTTCGCGGCTCGGCGCCACCGCCCTGATGGCGCAGATGAACGGCGACCTCGCGACGTCCATGGGCGTCGACGTGCGGCGCACCCGCGTCCTGGTCTTCGTGCTCTCCGCGCCGGTGACGGCCCTCGCCGGCTGGCTGTACGCCTACCAGCGCAGCTACGTCAGCCCGGACCTGCTGTCGTCCTTCTTCCTGCTGTTCATGCTGACCGCGGTGATCCTGCCTGGACGACGCCAGCTGCTGGGGCCTCTCGTCGGCGCGGCGCTGCTCACCGGTCAGCAGCAGCTCGCGTCGTTCGGCGGCGACGCCGACAAGATCGTGCTCGGTGGGGTTCTCGCCGCCGTGCTCCTGCTGTCCCCCAACGGGCTCGTCGGGATCTGGCACGCCCTGGCGCGCCGGGCTCGACGTCGTCCCGGCACCGCCGAGGCTCCTGCCGGGGCCCCGGCCCCCGAGGCCGCGGCCTCTGCAGACCCCGCCAACCGCACCCACTGATTGGAGGGCGGACGTGTCCGTCATCTGGGAACCCGAGCTCGACGACTCCGGCCGCACGTGGCGCGAGCGTGCCCGCAGCCTGTCCGCGGAGTACTTCGCCCCGCTCGCCGAGGAGCTCGACCGCGAGCAGCGCTACCCCTGGGAGAGCGTGAAGGTGCTCACCGAGCACGGCCTGGCCGGCCTGTTCGTCGGCACCGAGTACGGCGGCCAGGGGGCCAGCTTCGAGACCACCTGCGCCGTCATCGAGGAGGTCTCACGGGCGTGCGCGTCCACCGGGGCGATCCTCACGGCGTACGCGCTGGGCGGCACGCCGCTGGTGCTGGCGGGCACCGACGAGCAGAAGCGCACCTACCTGGGCGGTATGGCCCAGGGCCGCGCGGTCAGCTTCGCCCTCACCGAGGTGGGCGCCGGCAGCGACGCCGCACGGATCCGGACCACCGCCGAGCGCGAGGGCGACGGCTGGCGGATCCGCGGCGAGAAGATCTACATCGGCAACGGCGGCGCCTCGCAGCACTACGTGGTGTTCGCGCTCACCGACCCCGCCGCGGGCACCCGCGGCATCACCGCGTTCATGGTCGACAAGGACGCCGACGGCGTCACGATCGACCGGTACGAGGACAAGATGGGGATCCGCGGCACGCAGACCAGCAACCTCAAGCTCGACACCGTCGTGCGGGACGAGGACGTGCTCGGCGAGCTGAACCGCGGCATGAAGCTCGCCATGCTCACGCTCAACGCCGGCCGGATCAGCGTCGCCGCGCAGTCGATGGGCGTCGGCCTCGCGGGGTACGACCTGGCCAGCCGCGAGGCCACCCGTCGCCAGACCTTCGGCACCCCGATCATCGACAACCAGGGCATCTCGTTCCCCCTGGCCGACATCGCGACCGGCCTGACCGCGGCACGGATGATCACCTTCCAGGCGGCCCGTACCTACCAGGAGGGCGGCGACGTCTCCGTCCTCGGAGCGATGGCCAAGCTCTACGCCAGCGAGGTGGCGCACCGGGCGGTCGACACCGCCGTCCAGGTGTACGGCGGCGACGGGTTCTGCAAGCCGTGCCCCGCGGAGCGGCTGTACCGCGACCAGCGCATCCTCGAGATCTACGAGGGCACCTCCGAGATCCAGCGTCTCGTGCTCGGCCGCGCGATCAAGGCCGAGGCGCAGGCAGCGGCGAAGGCGGCCGGCGAGGTGGAGGCGTGACCCACGCGTCCTGGTCGCTCGACGTGCCGTGGCCGGCTGCCGGTCGCCAGCGGGTCTACGACCTCGCGCAGCAGATGTACACGGGCATCCCGCACCACCCGAACCACCCGCCGTACGGGTTCACGCTGACCAAGCAGCACGGCGAGGTCATGTACCCGGACGGCGTCTCCGCGGCCTCCGAGATGATCACCACCGGCGGCCACGTGGGGACGCACGTCGACGGTCTGGCCCACGTCTCGCGGCTCGGGCAGGTGTACGGCGGCGTCGACATCACGAAGAACCAGTCGTACTCCGAGGGCATGAAGGAGGTGTCGGTGCACGAGCTCGCGCCGTTCTTCGCGCGCGGGCACCTCGTCGACGCCACGGTCGCGCTCGGCCGGCCGCTGACTGCGCAGGACGGCGTCGACGCGGACCTGCTCGAGGCGTGGTTCAGCGAGCACGAGCGTCCCGAGCCCGGGTCGGTCGTCCTGGTGCGCACCGGCTGGGACCAGCACTGGTCCGACAACGCGACGTACCTCGGCACCAACGACGGCGCGCCGGGCGTCGTCCTGTCGGGCGCGCGCTGGCTCACCGACCACGGCGTCGTGGCGACCGGCGCGGACACCGTGGCCTACGAGCGGATGCCCATGCCGAGCATCGAGGTGCACTGCCACCTGCTCGTCGAGAACGGGGTCCCCATCATGGAGGCCATGAACCTGGCCCCGATCGCTCGTGACGAGGTGTGGGAGTTCTTCTTCACCGCCTCGCCTCTGCCCATCCGCGGCGGCACCGGCTCGCCGATCCGCCCGCTCGCGCTCGTCCCCGAGGAGGCGCAGGCATGAGCTCCCCGCTGTCGCGGTCCGGCTCCGGCCCGGGCCAGCGCGAGATCCTCGAGGCGGCCGCGATCGCCTTCACCCGCAGCGGTTTCGCGGCCACGACGATCGACGACATCGCCGACCTGCTCAAGGCCACCAAGGGTCGGGTCTACCACTACTACCGGGCCAAGGCCGACATCTTCCTCGACGTCGTGCTGACCGGCATGGAGGAGATGATCGCCGGCGCCCAGCCGATCGCGGTCGCCGCAGACGTCGAGCCGGAGAGCCGCCTGTGGCGCATGGCCCACCACCACGCCGGGCTGATGATGACCCGCAACTCCTTCCAGCGGGTCGCCGTGCAGGCCGTGGAGATGCACCGGCTCAGCGAGGCGCCCGCGCAGGCGCAAGCCCTCGAGAAGGTGATCGCCATGCGCGACCAGTACGAGCAGCTCTTCGCCGACGTGATCGAGGAGGGCAAGCAGAAGGGCGTCTTCCGGGACGTCGACAGCCGCCTCGCCACCAAGCCGGCACTCGGCGCCCTGAACTGGATCAGCCTCTGGTACGACCCCGACCGCGGCGACTGGTCGACGGTGCAGCGGGTCGCCAGCGAGTACGCCGACTTCATCGTCAACGGACTGCGAAGGAGCCGGGCATGAGCACCGGGACGCCGTACAGCGAGCGGTACTGGGACCACGTCGAGACGCTGGACCGCGAGCAGCTCGCGGCGCAGCAGCTGACCGCGTTGCAGCGCCAGCTCGCGCAGGTGGGCCAGCGCAGCTCCTTCTACCGCGAGCAGTGGGCCGGGTTGGGTTTCGAGCCCGGTGACCTGAGGTCGCTCGAGGACCTGCGGGCGCTGCCCATGGTGAGCAAGGCCGACTACGTGCGCAGCCTCGACCAGGACCCGCCGTGGGGCTCGATGGCCGCGGCCGAGCCACGAGACCGCCGACGCGTGCACTTCTCGTCAGGGACGACGGGCCGGCCCACCCCCGTGCTCTGGACCCAGTACGACCTCGACCGCTGGGCGGACCTGTACGCGCGCTCGGCTTACAGCCAGGGCGTGCGCGACAACGACGTGTACCAGTGCCTCTTCGGGTACGCCTGGTTCGTC
It encodes:
- a CDS encoding carboxymuconolactone decarboxylase family protein, coding for MFISGISEDTADGEVAAYYEGQRAAWGFLPDYARAFSTRPDVARAWGALSAAVRDGMDRRLFEIATIAAARARRSTYCTAAHSKFLRDVCGDEATMRAICENPDGSSLEPRDRAAYELAAAVADDASSVTQSQVDQALARGLSEKDVADVVFAAAARCFFTAVLDGLGAQLDPQTAGTFSPDLLGSMVVGRPVG
- a CDS encoding enoyl-CoA hydratase-related protein, with protein sequence MSEHPQPVTEVVVPDAGSPHRLDGEAVSALAGELRRARKAAGVVLVRVEGDAWHQAPPGELPDVDWAVDTVAGRYQAVVRQLFALDLPVVVHVDGAVSGLGLALAAAADLRVCSSRSTWAVGHPATALLGGTGWLLERLVGTGRYAHLAWTGRSLDAAQALAVGLVGDVDDDPQAGRALAEHVAALPAAATSALKRATASRHRSDLDVALGYESWLAGVAAGQ
- a CDS encoding enoyl-CoA hydratase/isomerase family protein → MNDEVTVQDGGVRYDAHDHVAVVTIDRPEARNALSTDVLRGLVQSLDRAEQDDDVRAVVLTGGPAIFASGADVRELRATTPAEYLQSERMAAWLRFARFSKPSVAAVSGYVLGGGCELAMTCDLIVASDTAVLGQPEIRLGIIPGAGGTQRWARVCGRFRAAELVLAGRTVDAWTAHGMGMVSQVVPAERVVEAGTALAQQLASFSPVATRLGKGALRSSEELPLTGGLDHERSVLATLLSTEDHLEGIDAFLGKRPPTFTGR
- a CDS encoding ABC transporter substrate-binding protein is translated as MKLAKVWVLGIAVALVGGCANNGGSTSATKNDSSGPIKIGVIVPLSGPAGPNGKDVLEAIQVQADLVNAKGGVLGRKLEVIAKDDQSTPAAGVSAATALAGEGVSVVMGGWNSPVTLAIQPVLVRAGILNITTIPQNASIIGGADPDAVRLNAGNAVGGYAAAEYIAKTLKAKTVAMLLENDAYGNDAGQYLSDQLKQAGVKIGSVQKFAYTDTDFRVPLSNIRSSKPDVVFSANAAESSGMPALAKQYAEANISAPHFAGLGTVSPKVVELAGGSKIDGLLSADIYFPEAEPFSGFADNKAFIEAYTKKSGGELPDKYRALGAQSVDIWAKAVAKAGSTDRQKVADAIHGQTFTNTILGDVTFTDAGQMRSKVYAFTVKDGKIVVKDEIPVPDSVWGK
- a CDS encoding ABC transporter ATP-binding protein, yielding MSGTTPSLKVEGLTVRYGSLRALSNVSWHVDAGEILGIIGPNGAGKSSSFAAVTNTIRHSGEAWLEGASTTGVSTQRLANRGLRRTFQQNSFYSGLTVLENAMAAFQVQGAAGLAASVLTPWREARQRAACRGQAADLLREFGIDARYHDVFPDDMPYGLQRTLSIVLAYGAGARVLLVDEPAAGVGGDDMRSLADLLRNLRERDVAVVLIEHHMDLVMEVVDRLVVIDRGVRIAYGAPDDVQRDPAVLEAYLGRSA
- a CDS encoding ABC transporter ATP-binding protein; this translates as MSALLEVRDLRVRYGHSVALDGVELEIGEGELVAVAGANGAGKSTLVNAVAGWSRGRVSVTGQVLLDGRDISASPAHRRSAQGVVLVPEGKGVFEQMTVDENLRLVRAPKDAVGKRYEVEDVYGLFPQLRDRTAARCSTLSGGERQMVAIARALRAAPRLLILDEPSVGLAPRLVVEVLQHVRELVHGGLSVLLVEQNVRATLDVADRLYLLEQGHVAGSGSADAMRDDDRIARAYLGGLSR
- a CDS encoding branched-chain amino acid ABC transporter permease, which translates into the protein MKLLAQLVNGLALGAGYALLAVGWTVLLSAARLVNFAHGQLYMVGAFVTWFVMAHLGVPYLLAAVIAVLVVAALGALMQLSMTRLTLDQNIVNLMLVTLAFGYLLQGGAALVFGGNPQVIDSPLQAHTVALSSARFTLQDVLIVVMAFVMYGGTVYVLGRTNLGRVVRGVAEDPKLAQLYGINAARVYLGVFVFSAASVALAGVVVAPRSPILTSIGFEEVIITFLVVVLGGIGNLKGGLVVGLGLGVFVALFGAYVSPAYAMAAAFAVLLVVLVVRPQGLGTR
- a CDS encoding branched-chain amino acid ABC transporter permease, translated to MTVTSSDHTASGQPVSATGTPGAIGGRRRLGGPLRALGWVALLIVGYLLPTLLGGGNQIYTTFVLVAIFAIMSYGNDVVLSYLGEVSLGHTLFWAAGAYTTAMVTVRSGWAPLPALLLALVVAVVLALVLGLATLRTREFVFSLVTYAAAIIGLTVVSSSDALGGSDGLVGVPLLTLPAMGGQYVVRTNADLWPIAFLLLVLVIALIARFRRSRLGATALMAQMNGDLATSMGVDVRRTRVLVFVLSAPVTALAGWLYAYQRSYVSPDLLSSFFLLFMLTAVILPGRRQLLGPLVGAALLTGQQQLASFGGDADKIVLGGVLAAVLLLSPNGLVGIWHALARRARRRPGTAEAPAGAPAPEAAASADPANRTH
- a CDS encoding acyl-CoA dehydrogenase family protein; the encoded protein is MSVIWEPELDDSGRTWRERARSLSAEYFAPLAEELDREQRYPWESVKVLTEHGLAGLFVGTEYGGQGASFETTCAVIEEVSRACASTGAILTAYALGGTPLVLAGTDEQKRTYLGGMAQGRAVSFALTEVGAGSDAARIRTTAEREGDGWRIRGEKIYIGNGGASQHYVVFALTDPAAGTRGITAFMVDKDADGVTIDRYEDKMGIRGTQTSNLKLDTVVRDEDVLGELNRGMKLAMLTLNAGRISVAAQSMGVGLAGYDLASREATRRQTFGTPIIDNQGISFPLADIATGLTAARMITFQAARTYQEGGDVSVLGAMAKLYASEVAHRAVDTAVQVYGGDGFCKPCPAERLYRDQRILEIYEGTSEIQRLVLGRAIKAEAQAAAKAAGEVEA
- a CDS encoding cyclase family protein, with protein sequence MTHASWSLDVPWPAAGRQRVYDLAQQMYTGIPHHPNHPPYGFTLTKQHGEVMYPDGVSAASEMITTGGHVGTHVDGLAHVSRLGQVYGGVDITKNQSYSEGMKEVSVHELAPFFARGHLVDATVALGRPLTAQDGVDADLLEAWFSEHERPEPGSVVLVRTGWDQHWSDNATYLGTNDGAPGVVLSGARWLTDHGVVATGADTVAYERMPMPSIEVHCHLLVENGVPIMEAMNLAPIARDEVWEFFFTASPLPIRGGTGSPIRPLALVPEEAQA
- a CDS encoding TetR/AcrR family transcriptional regulator; amino-acid sequence: MSSPLSRSGSGPGQREILEAAAIAFTRSGFAATTIDDIADLLKATKGRVYHYYRAKADIFLDVVLTGMEEMIAGAQPIAVAADVEPESRLWRMAHHHAGLMMTRNSFQRVAVQAVEMHRLSEAPAQAQALEKVIAMRDQYEQLFADVIEEGKQKGVFRDVDSRLATKPALGALNWISLWYDPDRGDWSTVQRVASEYADFIVNGLRRSRA